In Nostoc sphaeroides, the genomic window CTTTGCCACAGAGGCTTCAGTTGATTTAGCCCAAGATCAAGAACTGATGGATTTGATGGTAGTGTGTAATTTTGGAGCCGTTTTTCTGGGAATTGAAACCCCCGACGAAGAAAGTCTCACTTTCACTCAGAAATACCAGAATACCAGAGACTCGCTCAGTGAAGCTGTGAATAGAATTACCCGCTCAGGGTTGCGAGTCATGGCAGGTTTTATCATTGGGTTTGATGGCGAGAAAGTAGGAGCAGGCGCACGAATTGTCAAGTTTGTCGAGGAAACAGCAATTCCTACAGCCTTATTTAGTATGCTGCAAGCGCTTCCAGATACAGCGCTGTGGCATAGATTAGAAAAGGAAGGACGACTCCGCAATAAATCAGCCAACATCAACCAAACCACGTTGATGAACTTTGTCCCAACTCGACCTTTAGAAGATATCGCTCGTGAATATGTGCAGGCGTTTTGTGATTTGTATGAGCCAGAACGATTTTTGGAGCGTACATACAAACACTTCCGGCTTTTGGGCGAAGCAACCTACCCGAAAAAGGGCAAAGCTGCCAAGAAACCATTGAACTGGAAAGTACTCCGAGCGTTTCTGATTATTTGTTGGCGACAGGGTGTCCGTCGTCAAACGCGCTGGCAATTCTGGCGCAACTTGTGGAGCATGTATCAGCATAATCCGGGTGGAGTCAGTAGCTATTTAGCTGTTTGTGCCCAAATTGAGCATTTCTTGGAGTATCGCCAGATTGTCCGGGATGAAATTGAGGCTCAAGTCGCTGAATTTCTAGAAGCAGAAGCTAGGGTAAAACCGGAAGCACAAGTGATGGTTAATTCGATAGCGAATTAAATTTGCAATGATAATGCGTCGGGATGCATTGCAATACGGTTTGGTTAAGGCAAGAGACGCGATAAATCGCCGTCTGTACAATAATCAGTCCTTTGTAGAGACGGCGATTTATCGCGTCTTTGTGATCGTACAATGCATTCCGATACATGTCCTTATTGGTAGAAATGACCATGCCACGCGATAATTTAGAGATAAATGAAGCGATCGCAGTACAATTTGCTCAATTAGTGCTGGATTGTATCGGGCGAGAATATCCCCACAGTGGTCTTTATTGGGCTGATAGCGACGAGGATCTAAAACCACCGCGTGAATTGACTCCTGCTTTTTATGGCTGCTTAGATTGGCATTCAGCTGTACATGGTCACTGGTTGCTGGTACGTCTTATGCGTCACTTTCCTGAAGCCTCCTTCAATGCAGCCTCAAAGCAAGCACTTGAGCAAAGCCTAACACCTGAGAAAATTCAAGGAGAAATTGCTCATTTCCAACGGCTACCGTTTTTTGAATTTCCTTATGGTGTGGCATGGCTTTTGCAACTGGCTGCGGAACTTCACCAGTGGAATCATCCTCAAGCGAAAGAATGGCGGGTTGTATTGGAACCGCTAGAAAAGTTGATTGCAGGTAATTTACATCGCTGGATTGACGGACTGAAACTTCCCAATCGCACAGGGATGCATAGCCAAACAGCTTTTGCACTTGGTTTGATGCTAGATTGGGCACGGATTACCGAAAATGCTGACTTCACTGGGTTAATAGAGAACAAGGCACGGCAATTTTATCTAAGCGATCGCAACTACTCCTTACAATTTGAGCCGCTTGGTTACGATTTTCTTTCTCCTGGCCTTGCTGAAGCAGACCTGATGCGGCGAGTCCTGCCAACAACAGCTTTCACTGACTGGCTCACCGATTTTCTTCCAGAAATACCGATTGAGACTTCAGCAAATTGGTTACAACCACCCGGAGTAGATAATCCTCAAGATTATATGCAAGCCCACTTCTATGGTCTTAATCTCAGTCGTGCTTGGATGCTTGAGGGTATCATTTCTAAATTGGCAAATAGCGATCGCCGCCGAGAAACACTCCGCTCTACTGCCCTTCACCATCGTCAGCATGGACTAGCAAATATTGTAAGTGAACATTATGCAGCTAGTCACTGGGTAGGTACTTTTGCTGTTTACCTCCTAACAAATCGTGGGTTGCAAAAGCAAATTAGTTAATTCCCATGTCAATGGATAATTTATTTCTTGGAAGTCTCTTAGCGGATAGCTATGGTTGAGCCAGTCCTGAGTGGGTAGTGGGGCAGAGAAAGGGGAGAAGAACTCCTAACTCCTAACTCCTAACTCCTAACTCCTAACTCCTAACTCCTAACTCCTAACTCCTAACTCCTAACTCCTAACTCCTAACTCCTAACTCCTAACTCCTAACTCCTAACTCCTAACTCCTAACTCATTGTTTTGCCCAATCATTAAAATATGCCAAGTAAATATGTCTTAGCTGACTGATACTGTCAGGATCATAGAGTAAAGAGTAAAAGGCAATCTATTTTGACTTTTAACTTTCTCCTTTTGTTCAACTTTCCACAAGGGTAGGTTTTATCTTGACTAAATTGAAGGTTGGTATCAATGGCTTCGGTCGAATCGGGCGACTTGTGCTTCGCGCTGGCATCGATAACCCCAACATTGAGTTTATAGGCATTAACGACCTAGTACCACCAG contains:
- a CDS encoding B12-binding domain-containing radical SAM protein — translated: MNVLLLYPRFPKSFWSFEKTLALLDRKAMLPPLGLVTVAAILPQEWEYKLVDRNVRVCTEAEWAWADLVIMSAMIVQKEDLLSQILEAKSRGKRVAVGGPFPTALPDEMTSAGADYLILDEGEITLPLFVAAIARGDRTGIFRSGGEKPDVTNTPTPRFDLLEFEAYAEMSVQFSRGCPFQCEFCDIIVLYGRKPRTKNPEQILAELDYLYKLGWRRSIFMVDDNFIGNKRNVKLFLKSLLPWMVEHNYPFSFATEASVDLAQDQELMDLMVVCNFGAVFLGIETPDEESLTFTQKYQNTRDSLSEAVNRITRSGLRVMAGFIIGFDGEKVGAGARIVKFVEETAIPTALFSMLQALPDTALWHRLEKEGRLRNKSANINQTTLMNFVPTRPLEDIAREYVQAFCDLYEPERFLERTYKHFRLLGEATYPKKGKAAKKPLNWKVLRAFLIICWRQGVRRQTRWQFWRNLWSMYQHNPGGVSSYLAVCAQIEHFLEYRQIVRDEIEAQVAEFLEAEARVKPEAQVMVNSIAN
- a CDS encoding DUF2891 domain-containing protein: MPRDNLEINEAIAVQFAQLVLDCIGREYPHSGLYWADSDEDLKPPRELTPAFYGCLDWHSAVHGHWLLVRLMRHFPEASFNAASKQALEQSLTPEKIQGEIAHFQRLPFFEFPYGVAWLLQLAAELHQWNHPQAKEWRVVLEPLEKLIAGNLHRWIDGLKLPNRTGMHSQTAFALGLMLDWARITENADFTGLIENKARQFYLSDRNYSLQFEPLGYDFLSPGLAEADLMRRVLPTTAFTDWLTDFLPEIPIETSANWLQPPGVDNPQDYMQAHFYGLNLSRAWMLEGIISKLANSDRRRETLRSTALHHRQHGLANIVSEHYAASHWVGTFAVYLLTNRGLQKQIS